Part of the Pieris napi chromosome 6, ilPieNapi1.2, whole genome shotgun sequence genome, CCATCATAGACGCGTTTTAAATTCTTCATAACATATGAAGCACCAGTTTTATTGAACCCACCGTTCCTCTCAAAATACTCCTCAGCATTCGCACCGCGCACCGGTACAGAAAAAGCTGATAAATGTCTAGGTCTCTGCCCAAAATCTTTGCCCAATCGTTTTTCTAGCGGCTCCTCTGCTCGAGTTTCAGAAGTATTAGGATCTTCCACAGCTCTCTTTCTATCATATATATGTCCTGATACGCGTAAatcaatgaaaaaattaagagGGTCTACGCCGAATTGGGGGTTATAAATTGGGGGATACCACATGGGAGGTGGTGGTGGGAGGATCAGGTTAGGTTGGGGGACAGATTGTTCGATATTCCTTGGGATGCATGGAGATGGTTTTGGTAGCTCTTCTGTACCCACATCGACGAATGTTGATTGACGTCCAGGCGGTCCAGGACTCTCACTCGACTTTGGCGGCTCAGGTTTAGGTGAAAGGATTCTAGGCAACGGATCACAAATCCTGGGTTGCTTATCCACAGTTAGTTCTAGGGGAACTTCTGGTCTTgtttcttctttcttttcttcCTCCTGTTTTGCCCAATCGCGTCTCCAGTCGTTTTCATTTTCAGCAAAGTATTTATGAGATCTGCGCTTAAAACGGCGGTGATAGTGCGGTGGTCGACAACCTTGGCGAGCGTTGACAAAGGATCGAAGCATTTCACTGAAGAAGAAAGCATGAGGTTGCAAGGGGAGAGCACTGTAGAGATATGGTGGTGTTGCAGCCAACAGTCGCGATACCAACTCTGTGTTGCGAAGCTCCCGGACATGGGTCTTCTGAGTTCCATCTGGAAGCTTCTCTTCTTGAACTGAACTCatatctgtaaaaaaaaacacataataaatgttaactgTACCTAAATACATAGAGCGATTCATAAATTCTTCTCtatttgtattgattttattttattgtgtagatatatttatataggtaaagtATCTAGTCTTTTGTGCGtaaaacatagtttttttatttgcctTCACCGTAGGAGCAAGTACTAATTGcgaatataaaagaaaattccattggtgcacagccgtgattcgaacgcaGGACTTTAGGAATGAGGGTCGCAACTTGCACGCTTaagtcactaggccaatactgcccAAAATAACTACAAAAGTACTTAATGTGTAAGTAACGTacattttaacattaattaacgTTGAAAGATTGTGTTCTGCGTAAGATggattcttttttaaattatatactataggcgtatctatatttcaatatcTAGTCAGATTCATtgatatattaatgtatatagtACTCATTCGTCTGTCGACATCGATTTTTCAGCTCGATGGCGTTTTATTGCCAATATTCCGATGAATGTCATACATCCGTATCGAGGCTCGGATTCAGCtgcttctttatttttaattcaaacccCGATTTGAATAAAAGTGAACGTGTGACAGCA contains:
- the LOC125050139 gene encoding uncharacterized protein LOC125050139; translated protein: MSSVQEEKLPDGTQKTHVRELRNTELVSRLLAATPPYLYSALPLQPHAFFFSEMLRSFVNARQGCRPPHYHRRFKRRSHKYFAENENDWRRDWAKQEEEKKEETRPEVPLELTVDKQPRICDPLPRILSPKPEPPKSSESPGPPGRQSTFVDVGTEELPKPSPCIPRNIEQSVPQPNLILPPPPPMWYPPIYNPQFGVDPLNFFIDLRVSGHIYDRKRAVEDPNTSETRAEEPLEKRLGKDFGQRPRHLSAFSVPVRGANAEEYFERNGGFNKTGASYVMKNLKRVYDGLHNHEHREAKVSKNDEKNSDVDDEQTLTD